In Rhizobium jaguaris, a single window of DNA contains:
- a CDS encoding Tim44 domain-containing protein, with protein sequence MFSAVPRFAQIAAIVVLATASCLTSFDDANARRAGSFGGFGSRGTRTFDAPATTRTAPTQAAPIDRTMAPRTQQPQTATQPPINAQPRPGLFGGFGGSMIGGLIAGGILGMLIGHGFGGGFGFLGMLLQVVLIFLAIRFAIQFFANRQRTPYAAPGPNASYNMNASQRPSFSIPTIGGGTAAAAPRTRQANDEIGLSQADLDRFEQLLTEIQSAYGSEDYGTLRRLTTPEAMSYLAEELGENATKGVRNSVTNVRLLQGDIAEAWREDNAEYATLAMRYSSVDALVDRATGRLVDGDDRNASETTEIWTFVRKPGSDWKLSAIQGTELHHA encoded by the coding sequence ATCGTCGTGCTTGCCACGGCCTCGTGCCTTACGAGCTTTGACGATGCCAACGCGCGTCGCGCCGGCAGTTTCGGCGGCTTCGGCAGCCGTGGAACGCGAACCTTCGACGCTCCCGCCACAACGCGGACAGCTCCGACGCAAGCCGCGCCGATCGATCGGACGATGGCGCCTCGAACGCAGCAGCCCCAAACCGCCACGCAGCCGCCGATCAATGCGCAGCCGCGTCCCGGCCTGTTCGGCGGTTTCGGCGGGTCGATGATCGGCGGACTGATCGCCGGCGGCATCCTGGGCATGTTGATCGGTCACGGATTCGGCGGCGGCTTCGGTTTCCTCGGCATGCTGCTGCAGGTCGTTCTGATCTTCTTGGCTATCCGCTTTGCCATACAGTTTTTTGCGAACCGCCAACGAACCCCCTACGCGGCACCCGGACCGAACGCGTCGTACAATATGAATGCTTCGCAGCGTCCCTCTTTTTCCATTCCGACAATCGGTGGCGGAACGGCCGCCGCGGCACCAAGAACGCGCCAGGCCAATGACGAGATCGGGCTATCGCAAGCCGATCTCGACCGTTTCGAACAGCTTCTGACGGAAATCCAGTCGGCTTATGGTTCCGAGGATTACGGCACCCTGCGCCGGCTGACGACGCCCGAGGCGATGTCCTATCTGGCCGAGGAGCTTGGCGAGAACGCGACCAAAGGCGTCCGCAACAGCGTCACCAATGTTCGCTTGCTGCAGGGCGACATCGCCGAGGCCTGGCGGGAGGACAATGCCGAATACGCCACCCTGGCAATGCGCTATTCGAGCGTCGACGCGCTGGTCGATCGCGCAACCGGCCGGCTGGTCGACGGCGACGATCGCAATGCCTCGGAAACGACCGAGATCTGGACCTTCGTGCGCAAGCCGGGCTCGGACTGGAAGCTTTCTGCCATCCAGGGAACGGAGCTTCACCACGCTTGA
- a CDS encoding SLC13 family permease, whose product MTYVVSILFGLTYLGMALGRVPGLRIDRAGIALIVAVVLVAAGAVPRGAMSEAIHFPTLLLLGGLMILSARVGASGFYGEIATWIARQAGRPRLLLALTIAIGGILSAFLVNDIVVFAMTPPLCAGLAARDLDPRPFLLGLAAASNAGSAATLIGNPQNILIGQAGALSFWGYFADAAIPSLAGLVISYGCVAYVWRASLKAPSTDAPSEAVSFDRLQVGISGAALVLLLVLFASPLPREISALLVAASLIVSRTLPSRQLLDEIDVPLLILFAALFVINDAFARTGIPEEAVRTLASYNLLPDRISSLVPISLLLSNTIGNVPAVVMILKVWHGIPEGILVGLALLSTLAGNLLLVGSLANLIVAERAAVQGVRLTFRDHAKAGLPMTILSMLVAGLWLWIGGYMAL is encoded by the coding sequence ATGACTTATGTCGTTTCCATTCTATTTGGGCTTACCTATCTCGGGATGGCGCTGGGGCGTGTCCCCGGACTTCGGATCGATCGGGCCGGCATCGCACTGATCGTTGCCGTCGTGCTCGTTGCGGCTGGTGCGGTTCCGCGTGGCGCAATGAGCGAGGCCATTCACTTTCCGACGCTGCTGCTGCTCGGCGGGCTGATGATCCTGTCTGCGAGAGTTGGCGCCAGTGGCTTCTACGGCGAGATCGCCACGTGGATTGCGCGCCAGGCCGGACGGCCGCGCCTGCTGCTGGCTTTGACGATTGCCATTGGCGGCATCCTCTCCGCCTTTCTCGTCAATGACATCGTCGTCTTCGCAATGACCCCGCCACTCTGCGCTGGCCTTGCTGCCCGCGATCTTGATCCTCGCCCCTTCCTGCTCGGGCTCGCCGCGGCAAGCAATGCCGGCTCGGCGGCGACCTTGATCGGAAATCCCCAAAATATCCTCATTGGACAGGCAGGTGCGCTTAGTTTCTGGGGCTATTTCGCAGATGCGGCTATCCCGTCGCTTGCCGGGCTAGTTATCAGTTACGGATGCGTGGCTTACGTTTGGCGGGCAAGCCTCAAAGCGCCATCAACGGACGCTCCGTCCGAGGCAGTCTCCTTCGACCGTCTTCAGGTGGGCATAAGCGGTGCGGCGCTTGTTCTGTTGCTCGTCTTGTTTGCCTCCCCTCTGCCACGCGAGATCTCGGCTCTTCTCGTCGCCGCGTCACTGATTGTCAGCCGCACGCTCCCGAGCAGGCAGCTTCTCGATGAAATCGACGTGCCTTTGCTCATTCTGTTTGCGGCGCTGTTCGTCATCAACGATGCGTTTGCCCGAACCGGGATTCCGGAAGAGGCCGTGCGCACGCTGGCGAGCTATAACCTGCTACCTGATCGCATCTCTTCTCTGGTGCCGATCTCGCTGCTCCTCAGCAATACGATTGGCAATGTTCCCGCAGTTGTGATGATCCTGAAGGTCTGGCACGGAATTCCGGAAGGGATCTTGGTGGGACTTGCCCTCCTTTCCACACTTGCCGGCAACCTGCTCCTTGTCGGAAGCCTCGCCAACCTGATCGTCGCCGAACGGGCGGCTGTCCAAGGCGTACGGCTGACGTTTCGCGATCACGCCAAGGCCGGACTGCCTATGACGATCCTTTCCATGCTCGTCGCCGGCCTCTGGCTTTGGATCGGTGGCTATATGGCACTGTAG